A single region of the Salvia splendens isolate huo1 chromosome 18, SspV2, whole genome shotgun sequence genome encodes:
- the LOC121775921 gene encoding 9-cis-epoxycarotenoid dioxygenase NCED1, chloroplastic-like, whose amino-acid sequence MAASAPCSNSWIRTNHNNHPNTIKCAIQTPTLLFPHHSATAPPPQIVKKTDSQPKPQWNLIQTAAAAALDAVEKALKHHELQQPLPKTSDPGVQIAGNFAPVPEQPVRHRLPVAGKIPESIKGVYVRNGANPLFAPEAGHHFFDGDGMIHAVEFGEGGHVSYACRFTETERLTQERALGRSIFPKAIGELHGHSGVARLLLFYARGLFDLVDHRRGCGTANAGVVYFNNRLLAMSEDDLPYHIRITGNGDLETVERYDFNGQLESESTMIAHPKIDPLSGELFALSYDVIKKPYLKYFRVSKNGDKSKDVEIPVSDPTMMHDFAITENFVVIPDQQVVFKLSEMIRGGSPVVYDKNKTARFGVLSKYAEEASRMKWIEVPDCFCFHLWNAWEEPETEEIVVIGSCMTPPDSIFNECDEGLKSVLSEIRLNLKTGKSTRRPVLSGDDQVNLEAGMVNRCKLGRKTNYAYLAIAEPWPKVSGFAKVDLVTGETKKFLYGENKYGGEPLFLPRDPAAAEAAEDDGYILAFAHDEAAWKSELQIVNAATMELEATVQLPSRVPYGFHGTFIGAEEFAGQA is encoded by the coding sequence ATGGCTGCCTCAGCTCCATGCTCAAATTCTTGGATTAGAACTAATCATAATAATCATCCCAACACCATCAAATGCGCCATCCAAACCCCCACCCTCCTCTTCCCCCACCACTCCGCCaccgcgccgccgccgcagaTAGTGAAGAAAACCGACTCTCAACCAAAGCCACAATGGAATTTAATCCAGACGGCCGCCGCGGCGGCACTCGACGCGGTGGAGAAAGCGCTGAAGCACCACGAGCTCCAGCAGCCGCTCCCGAAAACATCCGACCCCGGCGTCCAAATCGCCGGAAATTTCGCTCCGGTGCCGGAGCAGCCGGTGCGCCACCGCCTCCCGGTCGCCGGAAAAATACCAGAGTCTATTAAAGGCGTCTACGTCCGCAACGGCGCGAATCCGCTCTTCGCGCCAGAGGCCGGCCACCACTTCTTCGACGGCGACGGGATGATCCACGCCGTCGAATTCGGCGAGGGAGGACACGTGAGCTACGCGTGCCGGTTCACCGAAACAGAGAGGCTAACACAAGAGCGCGCCCTCGGCCGGTCGATTTTCCCGAAGGCGATCGGCGAGCTCCACGGCCACTCCGGCGTGGCGAGGCTCCTTTTATTCTACGCGCGCGGCTTATTCGACCTCGTCGATCACCGCCGCGGATGCGGCACCGCCAACGCCGGCGTTGTCTACTTCAACAACCGCCTCCTCGCGATGTCGGAGGACGATCTCCCTTACCACATTAGAATCACCGGAAATGGCGATCTAGAAACCGTCGAGCGTTACGATTTTAACGGACAATTGGAATCCGAATCGACGATGATCGCTCACCCGAAAATCGATCCACTATCCGGCGAGCTCTTCGCCCTCAGCTACGACGTGATCAAAAAGCCTTACCTCAAATACTTCCGCGTCTCCAAAAATGGCGACAAATCGAAGGATGTTGAAATTCCGGTTTCCGATCCAACGATGATGCACGATTTCGCGATCACGGAGAATTTCGTGGTGATTCCAGATCAGCAGGTGGTGTTCAAGCTATCGGAGATGATCCGCGGCGGATCTCCGGTGGTGTACGACAAAAACAAAACGGCGCGATTCGGCGTGTTGAGCAAGTATGCTGAGGAAGCCTCTAGAATGAAGTGGATAGAGGTGCCTGACTGCTTCTGCTTCCATCTCTGGAACGCGTGGGAGGAGCCGGAGACGGAGGAGATCGTCGTGATCGGATCGTGTATGACTCCGCCGGATTCGATCTTCAACGAATGCGACGAAGGATTGAAGAGCGTCCTCTCCGAGATCCGCCTCAATTTAAAAACCGGAAAATCGACACGCCGCCCGGTCCTCTCCGGCGACGATCAGGTCAATCTGGAGGCCGGAATGGTCAACCGCTGTAAACTCGGCCGGAAAACGAACTACGCATACCTCGCCATCGCGGAGCCGTGGCCGAAGGTCTCCGGATTCGCGAAGGTCGACCTCGTCACCGGAGAAACCAAAAAATTCCTCTACGGCGAGAACAAATACGGCGGCGAGCCGCTCTTCCTACCGAGAGATCCGGCCGCGGCGGAGGCAGCGGAGGACGACGGATACATCCTCGCCTTCGCGCACGACGAGGCGGCGTGGAAATCGGAGCTCCAAATCGTGAACGCGGCGACGATGGAGCTCGAAGCGACGGTGCAGCTCCCCTCGAGAGTTCCGTACGGATTCCACGGCACGTTCATCGGGGCGGAGGAGTTCGCCGGACAGGCGTGA
- the LOC121777246 gene encoding ethylene receptor 1-like, with amino-acid sequence MDCNCFESPWPPDDLLMKYQYISDFFIALAYFSIPLELIYFVKKSAVFPYRWVLVQFGAFIVLCGATHLINLWTFNMHTRTVALVMTTAKMLTAAVSCATALMLVHIIPDLLSVKTRELILKNKAAELDREMGLIRTQEETGRHVRMLTHEIRSTLDRHTILKTTLVELGRMLGLEECALWMPTRTGLELHLSYTLRHQNPVGLTVPIQLPVINQVFNTSRAVKISPNSPVARLRPAGQYMPGDVVAVRVPLLHLSNFQIHDWPELSTKRYALMVLMLPSDSARQWHAHELELVEVVADQVAVALSHAAILEESMRARDLLMEQNVALDLARREAETAVRARNDFLAVMNHEMRTPIHAIIALSSLLLETELSPEQRLMVETVLKSSNLLATLINDVLELSRLEDGSLQLEIGTFNLHSLFREVLNLIKPIASVKNLHVTLNLSPDLIEHAVGDEKRLMQVLLNVVGNAIKFTKEGGISVSAFVAKSDSLRDPRAPDFFPVPSDNHFYLRVEVKDTGAGINPQDVPKLFTKFVQSQPLSTKNSGGSGIGLAICKRFVNLMEGHIRVESEGLGRGSTAIFIVKLGVPGRLNESKLPLLHKGPGNQAKQNFSGVKVVVMDDNSL; translated from the exons ATGGATTGTAACTGCTTTGAGTCACCATGGCCACCGGATGACTTGTTGATGAAGTATCAGTATATATCTGATTTCTTCATTGCGTTGGCGTATTTCTCGATCCCTTTGGAGTTGATATACTTTGTCAAGAAATCTGCTGTTTTTCCTTATAGATGGGTGCTCGTGCAGTTTGgggcttttattgttctttgtGGAGCGACGCACCTGATAAATTTATGGACGTTTAATATGCACACGAGGACTGTGGCACTTGTAATGACTACTGCCAAGATGTTGACGGCTGCTGTGTCGTGCGCGACAGCCCTTATGCTAGTGCATATCATCCCGGATCTGTTGAGTGTCAAAACGAGGGAGCTGATTTTGAAGAATAAGGCGGCGGAGCTGGATAGAGAGATGGGGTTGATTCGTACGCAGGAAGAGACAGGTAGGCATGTTCGGATGCTAACTCATGAAATCAGAAGCACTCTTGATAGGCATACGATACTGAAGACTACGCTTGTTGAGCTCGGGAGGATGTTGGGTTTGGAAGAGTGCGCTTTGTGGATGCCGACACGGACAGGGCTGGAGCTCCACCTTTCGTACACGCTCCGCCACCAGAATCCGGTTGGGTTGACCGTGCCGATACAGCTCCCTGTGATCAATCAAGTTTTCAATACGAGTCGTGCTGTGAAAATCTCTCCGAACTCGCCTGTTGCCCGGCTTCGACCTGCTGGACAATACATGCCAGGGGATGTGGTTGCTGTGCGCGTTCCGCTCCTTCATCTGTCCAATTTCCAGATCCATGATTGGCCGGAACTGTCTACTAAAAGATACGCGTTGATGGTTTTGATGCTCCCTTCGGACAGTGCTAGGCAGTGGCACGCACATGAGTTGGAGCTTGTTGAAGTGGTGGCGGACCAG GTCGCTGTTGCTCTCTCCCACGCTGCAATTTTGGAAGAGTCGATGAGGGCAAGAGATCTTCTTATGGAACAGAATGTTGCCCTGGATCTGGCGAGAAGAGAAGCAGAGACCGCTGTGCGTGCCCGCAACGATTTCCTGGCCGTCATGAACCACGAAATGAGAACTCCTATTCATGCTATAATTGCTCTTTCATCCTTATTACTAGAAACCGAGCTCTCACCTGAGCAGCGTCTAATGGTTGAAACGGTCCTTAAGAGCAGTAACCTCTTGGCTACCCTTATCAACGACGTATTGGAACTCTCGAGGCTTGAAGATGGCAGCCTTCAACTTGAGATAGGGACGTTCAACCTTCATTCACTTTTTAGAGAG GTCCTTAATTTGATAAAACCTATTGCTTCCGTGAAAAATTTACATGTTACGTTGAATTTGTCCCCTGATTTGATTGAACATGCCGTTGGTGATGAAAAACGGCTTATGCAAGTTCTTCTCAATGTCGTTGGGAATGCTATAAAGTTCACAAAAGAAGGAGGCATCTCAGTATCTGCTTTCGTTGCAAAGTCCGACTCTCTAAGAGATCCTCGAGCCCCGGACTTTTTCCCTGTACCTAGTGACAACCACTTCTATTTGCGTGTAGAG GTGAAAGATACTGGTGCAGGAATCAACCCGCAAGATGTCCCTAAGCTATTCACAAAATTCGTGCAGAGCCAACCGCTTAGTACCAAAAATTCCGGCGGCAGTGGCATTGGCCTAGCCATTTGTAAGAG GTTTGTGAATCTCATGGAAGGGCACATTCGGGTGGAGAGTGAAGGTCTTGGCAGGGGCTCCACTGCGATCTTCATCGTTAAACTCGGAGTTCCTGGTCGCCTAAATGAGTCCAAGCTTCCGTTGTTGCACAAAGGCCCTGGGAATCAAGCGAAGCAAAACTTCTCGGGGGTTAAAGTTGTTGTGATGGATGATAATAG CTTATAG
- the LOC121777361 gene encoding polyadenylate-binding protein-interacting protein 9-like, whose product MELAAVAVEPSSVEDFGNSNSEGSDGVNESGLNPNVDSKSELEMKEIVDMLKKLELNPLAKEFFPSSYQQIHNGAYNLHMDFGNGGFPNHRRRRNNYDQGKKRMNGRAFKAQREESIRRTVYVSDIDHNISEEQLAALFSSFGQVADCRVCGDPHSNLRFAFVEFSDQYSARAALVLNGTVLGFSTVKVLPSKTAILPVNPTFLPQSEDELEMCARTVYCTNIDKKVTQIDVKNFFEARCGEVSRLRLLGDQMHSTRIAFVEFKMAESALLALDCCGEMLGSQRIRISPSKTPVRPRLPRPGMEYAH is encoded by the exons ATGGAGTTAGCTGCTGTTGCTGTGGAGCCTTCATCAGTGGAGGATTTTGGGAATTCTAATTCGGAGGGCTCTGATGGTGTGAACGAATCTGGTTTGAATCCGAATGTGGATTCGAAATCGGAGCTGGAAATGAAGGAGATTGTGGATATGTTGAAGAAGCTGGAGCTGAATCCCTTGGCGAAGGAGTTCTTTCCTTCTTCGTATCAACAGATTCACAATGGTGCTTACAATTTGCATATGGATTTTGGGAATGGGGGTTTCCCAAATCACAGAAGG AGAAGAAATAACTACGACCAGGGTAAGAAGAGAATGAACGGCAGAGCTTTTAAAGCTCAAAGAGAAGAGAGTATTAGACGAACTGTTTATGTCTCAGACATTGATCACAAT ATCTCCGAGGAGCAGCTTGCTGCGTTATTCAGCAGCTTTGGACAG GTGGCTGATTGTCGAGTTTGTGGTGATCCACACTCCAATCTTCGCTTTGCTTTTGTAGAATTTTCTGATCAGT ATTCCGCTCGAGCTGCTCTGGTTCTCAATGGTACGGTTTTGGGTTTCTCTACTGTCAAGGTTTTGCCTTCTAAAACGGCCATTCTTCCCGTGAACCCGACTTTCCTTCCCCAG TCGGAAGATGAGCTTGAGATGTGTGCCCGGACAGTCTACTGCACTAACATTGATAAGAAG GTTACTCAAATTGACGTCAAGAATTTCTTTGAAGCAAGATGTGGTGAG GTCTCCCGCTTAAGGCTCTTAGGCGATCAGATGCACTCTACTCGAATTGCTTTTGTCGAATTCAAAATG GCCGAGAGCGCTTTACTGGCCCTCGACTGTTGTGGTGAAATGCTGGGTTCTCAGCGGATCAG GATTAGTCCTTCGAAAACACCTGTGAGGCCACGGCTCCCTCGCCCCGGGATGGAATACGCACACTAA
- the LOC121776320 gene encoding coiled-coil domain-containing protein SCD2-like, with translation MTSPKHQHTRSTSTSLSMKKPQNKAAAQRLAEVMAQQPADDEEEDELYDFNSGVPSAGIGLAGGRQARGRSPMPVRNSVDQPLSARYNRHARSKPLEPSSSVEHQQPSSARYSRPKPLEPSLEHQQPSSARHRHSKHVEPSLSLNHSTHVRSSSSVQMNASEEPPQPASARSVGRSSSSASTLEQSSSARLVGRPNLRVKTVAMVPSSVSLSLKPVASGNTVDSQLDKVRDKKLSLDFGTFKLKEQGGLQSSSALQDELDMLQEENESLVEKLRIAEERHDEAEARTRQLEKQIESLGNGVSLEARLLSRKEADLQKREAALKIAADTYGGGNEELAVLRMEIEASREEANSALDQLHVAMLEVKSLKITTQRMILTHDEMEEVVLKRCWLARCWSLCIRHGIHAEIAEARHEYWSHFASRPVEVILAAGRKAKDAHHSVTDGLDERERVLLHKEDLTKKVDLESMLMVEKGLRELSALKVEEAIAMALAQKRRPRILKSNIDEVKLPAESTNQSETFGLSPEECEDVLLKQAWLSYFWRRAKTQGLEPDIAEDRLQFWINQGNRAPNSHDAVDVERGLLELRKLGTETKLWEESRRMIDHSSSHKTLLETEYEILS, from the exons ATGACGTCGCCAAAGCATCAGCATACTCGTTCCACTTCGACTAGCCTTAGTATGAAGAAGCCACAGAACAAGGCAGCTGCTCAAAGGCTTGCGGAGGTTATGGCTCAGCAACCAGCAGATGACGAAGAGGAGGACGAACTGTATGATTTCAACTCAGGCGTTCCGTCAGCTGGTATAGGACTTGCTGGCGGAAGGCAAGCTCGAGGTCGTTCTCCAATG CCAGTTCGTAACTCAGTAGATCAGCCTTTGTCAGCTCGTTATAATAGGCATGCTCGTTCCAAGCCTCTCGAGCCATCTTCAAGTGTCGAACATCAGCAGCCTTCCTCGGCTCGCTATTCTCGTCCCAAGCCGCTTGAACCATCTTTAGAACATCAGCAGCCTTCATCAGCTCGTCACCGACACTCAAAGCATGTTGAACCATCCCTGTCTCTTAATCACTCCACACATGTAAGATCATCTTCTTCTGTTCAAATGAACGCTTCGGAGGAACCACCACAACCAGCATCAGCTCGCTCCGTTGGAAGATCATCCTCTTCTGCTAGTACCCTGGAACAGTCTTCCTCTGCTCGTTTAGTTGGCCGGCCAAATTTGAGGGTGAAGACAGTTGCCATGGTGCCATCAAGCGTGTCTCTGTCACTTAAGCCCGTGGCATCTGGAAATACGGTTGATTCTCAGCTCGATAAAGTCAGGGATAAAAA GTTATCGCTCGATTTTGGAACTTTCAAGTTAAAAGAACAAGGTGGCCTGCAGTCTTCTTCTGCTCTACAAGACGAG CTTGACATGCTTCAAGAAGAAAACGAGAGCTTAGTGGAAAAG CTCAGGATAGCTGAAGAACGGCATGATGAAGCAGAAGCTAGAACCAGGCAGCTCGAAAAACAG ATCGAGTCTTTAGGCAATGGTGTGTCTTTAGAAGCTCGGCTTTTAAGCAG GAAGGAAGCTGACCTTCAGAAACGAGAG GCTGCTCTTAAGATCGCAGCAGATACTTATGGCGGTGGCAACGAGGAGCTTGCAGTCCTCCGAATGGAAATTGAG GCGTCGAGGGAAGAAGCTAACTCTGCTCTGGATCAACTCCATGTCGCCATGCTAGAAGTTAAATCGCTTAAGATAACTACACAACGGATGATACTGACTCACGACGAGATG GAAGAGGTTGTTCTCAAGAGGTGTTGGCTTGCTCGATGCTGGAGTTTGTGCATTCGCCACG GGATCCATGCTGAGATAGCCGAAGCAAGACATGAATATTGGTCGCATTTCGCTTCACGCCCTGTTGAAGTTATATTGGCAGCGGGGCGTAAAGCAAAAGATGCACATCATTCCG TGACCGATGGTTTAGACGAAAGGGAGAGAGTTCTGCTGCACAAGGAAGATCTTACAAAGAAGGTCGACTTGGAAAGCATGCTTATGGTCGAAAAAGGTCTCCGGGAACTGAGTGCCCTCAAG GTAGAGGAGGCAATAGCTATGGCATTGGCCCAGAAACGTCGCCCGCGTATTCTAAAGTCTAATATTG ATGAAGTGAAGCTACCAGCTGAGAGCACCAATCAATCGGAAACATTTG GATTGAGTCCGGAGGAGTGTGAAGACGTGCTTCTTAAGCAA GCTTGGCTGTCGTACTTCTGGAGACGAGCAAAAACTCAAGGGTTGGAACCGGATATCGCTGAAGATAGACTGCAATTCTGGATCAACCAAGGAAACCGGGCGCCTAATTCACACGATGCCGTTGATG TCGAGCGTGGTCTTTTGGAGCTCCGGAAACTGGGGACGGAGACGAAGCTGTGGGAGGAGTCACGGAGAATGATCGATCACAGCTCCTCCCACAAGACTCTGCTGGAAACTGAGTATGAAATTTTGTCATGa